TCCAACAGAAGAAATTTTGATGCTCAGTCCAACCACTAAGGATGATGCATCGATCATAAATCTACTGGAAATGGACACCTTTCGTTTTCTATTATGGTCAAGGTCAAACAATAGGTGTACGAACTCCCAACTTTTGAAGAAGAAACTATCTCAGTTTTTTTCTTATCTAGGCAGGATTTAGGCTGGTAAATAGCCTGTATCTGAAGACGTACCAAAGTCACGGAATGTTGAGAAGGAGATATCCACCTAAGAGAAATTTGGAGGTGGGAGAACTCTATCAAACTCCAATTATTTGTGAAACTCAAGCTCCACCATCCTCTCCGCCTACACTGAATTGACTGAAAATATCCCAGAGATTATGTTAATCTCTGTGGATGAAGTAGCCAAATCTTTATCCCAATTCGAGTTTTATCAATCGAAGATGAACCCCTCTTCTTCAATGCTCCAAGATCAAACCGCTGAACAAGAAGTATATGAGTAAGAAGACTTAAATCTTGAATCAATGCCGACAACTCTTGCAGGTGAACTATTAATCGATGATCATATCATTTCTCCTAAAAATCTAACCGGCAAGGAGATGGTAGTTCACAGTGATTTCATCTCAAAATTGATCAGGTCCAACCTGGACTAGAATTGATGGAAGAAGTGGTTGTTCCATGGATCATTCAAGATCAAACCGTTGAACCTTCAACTTCACCTAGAGATTTTTCTCTTGAAGATAAGGATGTCCTCTCAACAAAAAACCAGTGTAGAAGCAATTATTTGTGCATATCCTCGCCATCTAAATCCTCTGAACATGTTCAAGCATGGTTCTTCTTCTTTCCAACATATTCAGCGGTTAGATCCTAGGGACAATGTTCCTGAAGATCTTGTACCTCATCAAGGACTAGGTTTGTTTTATATTGTGACTCAGTCACTAATAAGCCAAACATTTTTCACATACTATAGCTTTTGACAACTTCAAAGCTCAAATTCTTGAGGACACAAGTGTCATCAGCATGCAATGATATTCTCTGACTGCCAATCATCTCAAACTAAAGAATCAATAAGTAAACCTGAATGTTgaactatcaagtgatccaagtAAAGAAACATATGGACCAACGAATAGATCAACTTAAAACCACCATTGGCAACCAGTTGCAAGAAATACTTGATTATATGAAAAGGAgtgatacaaaaaaaaaacataagtgGTAGACTAAAAGAAGATTGACGAGCAAAAGCCACTTGCTGAAAGAGCAAGATATGAAGAATCAAAACAAGCTGATGAGAGAAAAGATAGGAATGAGAAGAAAGAAGGAGAGAGGAGGACGCAGTAGTGGTGGATCAATTTTTAGAACATGATATTTTTTTAGTTCTGTTGTTTCCCCTTTCTGTAGGTGTAAtaggattttttttattgtacgTGTATTAATGATAATTCGTTTACTGAATAAAATACATTAGTTTTGATTCATCTTTATCATCTAATAGATTTTGTGTAAATCTTGTATATTTTTTAAGCTTGATTTTGTCATCATCAAAAAGGGAGAAATTGATAGGATATCTTTTTTTACCCTTTACCCTAAgttttggtgattgacaaaTAACAACATCGAGCTGTTTAGGGATCAAACcgcttttcttttgtttttacaGGTTTTCCAACATCTGGATCAAGTTAGACCGCTCAAGAAATATTATCAACTCAAGCTATCATCTGTCTTTTGACTGGACCAAATCAGGAATAAAGTGCACATGTATAACCATTAACCTCCATCCGCACTTCGACCAATCATATATGAGCAAATTGAGGAGGATACGTTGAACTCAATCCTTTTCTGTTAAAATATTATGGGATAGTATCCTACCAACTCCGGATGACAGGATGTTTCCCAATATGTCCAAAGTCAATCAAATTTTCAGAAGCTATAAGGGCTAAAGCTTGAAAAAGGTAAGGAAATTAAATGACATTTATTATAGTGTATGATGATTAAAGTGACAAGATCATTATATCGGGTTAGTTTAGATGATCATTGAAAAGCAATATCCGATCGTTTAAATTTTTCAACTATAAATATGTAGACTCAAGACTGCAGAATCATAACAGCGATTACAATCTTGCATACATCTTTCAAATCTGCATATTCCAAGATATTTGAGCATACTTAAGCGATCATACTTCAAGCTGCTCAACTTAACACATGCATATCAGATTCTATCAGATCTTCAAGGATCATATTGTGTTACCTACAAACCCAAGTCGTTCAAGCTAACTTTTGGTTACTCTGATGTTGTCTGGTGAATCGAGAGTTCTTAAATAACCAGAaattgtaaagtgatcactaagagtttcaatttaGGCAGTGATGATTCCTAGTTGAAGTTGGTTGCTACAAGATATTGTAAAACCAAAGCAATTTAGTGGATTCTTTCTAGCTAGAAGATTGGATAACGTATGAGTATTTATAtccaaaaatccataaatatgtGTCATCTTTACTGTACGCACATTATATTATTTGCTTGCACATCTAATTGTTTCTTTTAACTAATTGCTTGCATCAAATATATATCGTATCACTAGTCAAGCTGGACTGTTTCCAGACTTGTTTATATTTCAATGGTCCAGTGAAGTTAGTCACTCAAGAATTTGTCTTAATAGCTTAAAAACCATTAAGGACGGTTCGATTTCAAGAAAAGATCATTAGAgttttgtaaggctcgagaattatcattTGTCATTGATGTTGGATTTAAAgagatgagaatgcatgacataaaaatcagaattttgaaattgaatagaccgcacccgcgcctagagtaggagtgcacccgcggtcaagaatatcagaattatgaagtttggccgaagccataccacacccgcggtgctaggagacaccgcacccgcggtgcagtatTCAGAATTTAGTGATGCAGGCCgaagtgacaccgcacccgcggtgaaaaacccaccgcacccgcggtcgatgaatttcagaaaatgatagggctgccgagagcatagcgcacccgcggtcgtgcgtgtaaCTTGAAAAATAAACCATGTGTCCCTTGCCATGCAATATGATATGAGGTGTCTTTCATTCCTCCCATTTCAGACTGTTGAGGGCCGAGAGAATCCAGGGAGAGAAGCTTCAATCTCTTATGCTTTAAGGTTATGATTTTGAAAGAATTACACATCCAAACTTAAATTCGAGACGAGATTCGTGTTCCTCTTGACAagggcttcaaaagggtatactttttatatattttcaaGTTTATTCACCTCTTCCCTCAAAATTGTAACATGATCCCAACAAAGGAACACTTatttaagttttaaaaaaaatcatcataATGTATTGCAATCACAATTATAATATGACGACCATAGTTTATAATCATGAAATTAAatcattaatttaaattaaaaattttggaaAACAGGAAAGCATAGTTTATCGATCTACAAAAATATGTAGGACTAGTATTATTGaaattattttgaatatgatttcgTCACTTcacaataatatttatttattaaatatatgtAATTCATGGTTTTCATAAACTATACATATTTTAATCATATTCTAGAGTAATATATAGTATTACTGTAGTCTATATTACTATATTGTTTTTactaaatgaaataaaattctaaaatattcAGCTAATGGTATAGCTAATAAATACTTCAAGGAATCAAAATCTTACATTGTAAAGCATGCAAGAACTTATTTTAAGTTATTTCAAACTTGTAgtcaataaaatatttgaaaattgtatgTAGAAACTGAGAAGTACTTAAAATAAGCTCTTATAAATGCTACTTGACACTGTTTTGTCGGGCttataatatttgaaaaaaaaaatttgttagcAAAACAATTTTCGAAAACCTTtaaagtaattaaaataaattgtttTAACTATTTCTTATAGCCATAAACTAAAACTGAGACTAAAATTACATAGCCAGACTAATCCATAAAAATAAactatttaaattatataaaaaaaaattcaacctttatttttatttattaaataaactaTAATTATTCTAAATATTTCGTAATATAATAATTAAGTAATTTACTTGAGCTGGTTTCAATAATTCATGATTCATAACGCTATTTTTTCTTGACTATTAAATTTAAAGGAATACATTTTGTTGAAATGACATAAACCTTGGGTTTAAACTCACGTAAAAGTGAAAAAATCTCCATTATCTTTCCCCTCCAAATGTTGtaataaaacaaaattaaaGAATTCAGATGGAATTAAACTGGAACTGAACTATTAAGAACTAGAACAAAACCATATCTAAGATGTTCAATTTGGTTCCGGTTCAACTGAAAACTACTAGGAGCTCGAGCCGAAATCGTATCTCAGTTGTTTAGTTCCAATTCCAACTGTTGGACCAAAATCTAGAAAGCCTAAATGCTAAATACCCATTAGGTTAGAAGAATTTCAGCGGTTTGAGAAACTGACCAAACTACATGTCAGGGAAGTTATGATGATCGTGGAAAGAATGGAGAACTGCTTGAAGGATTTTGAATAAATGCATAGATGGAAAATCAGAAATGCTACACAAGTCATCGTCACAAAAAAAGCAAAAATTCTCTGCAAATTTCGTGAGTTCTAATTCATTTTAGTTTACTTATTTCTAGTTTTcataattttagttttatttagttttagcataTTCCTTCAACTTTTATTGTCAATTTCtagatataaaaatattaatttataatagcATAATTtgttttgttgttgtttatGTATATTCTTTTctattttctttgtttttctAACAAGTTTGCGGTTATTAACGTCTACTGTGGGAGTTAGAACTAACAACCAATTACGGACTCACATTGTTTGGAGTCAGATTTCACATATTTGGCATGATTATGTGTCTGGCATTCTCACGCAAATTTTCTATGAAAGTAGTTTTGGCACGTGCCAGTGGAACATGTCGTCAAGAACAATGGGAGGAACTCCAAGAGATTGATTATCGAGGGAAATCTAGTAGGAGATCAATACGCAAATTGAAGAGTTGGAAAAGAAAAATAGTCCAAAAATTCTTTGCTGATAATGACATTAGCAAGAAGTTTGAGAAACTAGGTAAAGTTATGACTATTGTTATGAGTCTTATTAAATAGTTTTGCTCAAGCATTTCATAATAGCCAATCCACCTTGTCTGGACCTCATAAGAAACAAGGACAATCTTCAAAGATTTCTCAAGCTGGCAAAAATCGTCGCTTAGAGATGTTTTCGAATAATCAACCCATTATATATGGAGGAGGAGTATACTCATCCACACCAAAAAGATGATGATTTACGGATTAAAGATGTTGGGAGTCAAGAATCACCAGCTAAGAACTCGGGGATAAACACTTGGGGGCGCCATGATCTTTAAAACCTCCCATATACCAACATACAATTGAAGAATTGAAAGGAAATAAACACTTCATAGATGAGCATCTTTTTGCACCTGTTGTTGTTCACGTGGATTGAAGTTCATCAGTCCAAATAgaactaaaaaaatatattggGTGTCTAACGATAAGCTTTTTGAGGTAAATCATAGGTACAAATAAGATTTCATGTGGATGATCATCATTATAGTGGGAAGAATGCACTTGAAAGAACATTGTCCTTTAAGATGAGGAATGAGAGATAAATGAAAGATCAATGGTCTCTTGGAACAACTCATGggaaaaaatcaaattccaaaTGCTCGAGAAATGAGGTGAGGAGACCTCGGTTTGTTGTTCTTCCAAGGTCAGTACCTAAATTTCCAAAGCCTCTCAACTGGACACAGAAGAGATAATTATTGAGAGACATATTTGTTGAGCCAATGAAAGAAGTTGAGGAACCACACAAAGGTAAAAAGAAGGTTAAGAGAAAGACTACTGAATATTAGGGATGTCAATGGGTCTGGGTAAAACCCAGACCCGCAATGAACCCGCCCCATCTGGACGGGTTTGGGCATAATAAATGGGTCATGAGGTGGGTCTCGGGTCCATTTTTTCAGACCCTTATGGGTATGGGGCGGGTCATGGGTCCTATAATACCCGCCCCATATATGTAGATATAAATATTCTAATATTTAGTTTTAttagttttcatttttttagtagCCCACCTCAAGGTCAACATTAGACATTTCTGATTCTTTTTTGGGTTGTGCTTTGATTTATTATCCAAATAGGCAGACCAATTATAAATAAAGACCTACTGTCCCTGCTCCATCATAACTATACGCTAATACTAGTGGTTCAAGCCTCAAGGTATCTCTCAAAGAAGATTAatgttttcattttaaaaaattcggGTCTCACGGGTCTCATAGGTCTAACCCGCCCCATTTCGTATTCGGGGTGGGACGGGTCCAAAAAATATTTAACTGGGATGGGGTGGGTAATAGGTCGAAATTTTCTTCATGGGGTGGGTCTTGAGTTTAGCCATACTCACCCCATACCCGTCCCATTGACATCCCTAATGAAGATACAATTGAATAGGATAAAGACTTGATATTAGGCAAATAGGAATGTGAAGCACAATAAATAACTTTTAAAGTAGAAGAAATTGCGATATGTTTGGATTATGTCGCTGGATCGCTTATGTGGCCCCATGAGAGTAGGAACCAAGTTGGGAAGATTGTagaggtaaaaataaatattttcttaactgaaaataaaaaattagcttttaaatctttaacaccTTAATCGTTTATAGTCTTCATCTTTCGGCCAACCACCGATATTCGCCTGAAAATCTTTTAATTATGCAATCGAGCAAAATTACGCAATTAATCATTTAGTCACTCAAAACATATCAACATACattcaaaattatttaattaaaatactttaacaatttaattattttcattCAGCAATCTACGTGTACTAATTTTCGAGCATTACAAATCATctcccccttaaataaaatttgaaggATCATGTGTGCTAGCACTTTCGAAGACAAGCGTAAAAACATTAAaactttgaaaaatattcatcCAATCATCAAATAATTTGATCAATATAATTTTCATGcttcaaaacataaaacacatatattataatttgaatGGCACAGAAAGAAAGATTTAGAATGTGTCTTTGTGTTTAAAACGCTCGAAATACGAATACCGAAGCGGTGGAACGTCGGTGACAAACAGAGGACGATTTCTACCCTTTTTCTCGTCAGAACGCCACCGAAAACCTACCTTGGGATGCAAAGGAGTCGGTTGGAAATTGTTAGAAGGAAGAACGaggaagaaaattgaagaatgataaataaaaaaaattgaaattcctTGGCTTGCAAAAGAAAATCAGCCGTTGTTCCTTTCCTTTTCGGCCAGCCTCCTTTCGTGAATGGTGTGTATGCGTTTCGGTGGGATGTGGGTGGGTGCGTAtgtgtgtttttattttatttttaaaaaatctgtttcttaattacttaattacttaaccctaatttttaattaataaattaaactcaTTAAGATTTATGAAATCATTAGAcctcaaattaaaatatttaaaaaatctaTTTCCAAAAATATCCTttgtaaaatacataatttttttattcccactaattaatttaaatttgacgttaaaaatgtaatatttcttaaattatttaaaataaatatttttcttaactagaaaaaaaaattagtttttaaatctttaacactTTAATCGTCTTTGGTCCTTCGACTCCGACCAACTACCAATATTTGACtgaaaatctttaaattataCTATCGAACTAATTTACACAATTAACCAACTATTCactcaaaatatatcattcatGCATCCAAAATCAtttacttaaaatattttaacaatttaattattttcatgCATACGTTTTATGTGAACTAATTTTCAGACGTTACAATGATCTCAATTTCCTTGATCTTTTATTGACAATTTCTATTTGTAAAAATGTTGATTCATAATAACATAATTTGTTTTGTTGTTGATTATTGATATTCTTTTCAactttttttgttttcaaatttaGTTTTTGGCTCTTGACGCTTACCgaaaaaattagaaataacaACCAGTTCGAGGCTGACATCAACCAGTTCGAGGCTGACATCGTTTGTTTATAAAGCGGATTTCACATATTTGACATAATTCTATGCCTAGCACGCTCACACAACCTTTCAACAGAACCGTCAATTTTAAAACGTCGGTTCTAACACTGTGGATAGGCCTAATACAAAATGTCTATTTGTCCTTGGGAATACTGCACATATAATAAAAAGattagatctcttgtgagacgatctcacgaatctttatctgtgagactgaTCAcacctactgatattcacaatagtgtaaaaagtaataatttttaatggatgacctaaataagagatttttctcacaaaatacgacccgtgagaccgtctcacacaagtttttgcctaataaAAAATAGCCTTTGATGCAAAAAGGCTTTGCCACAGTTTTGGAACAATTCACTTTGAATCGATCGTAATCTAGCAAGCTAACCTACAATTCACATAATCTACGGGAGCTCAATTAAATTTTTACAAATCGAACATCGTTTTGGCCAAATCCAGTTCCACAACCAGGACACTTGCGATGCCGAATTTCAAGATTTCTTTGGATGCATTGGTTGCAAAATAAATGGAAGCATTTCAAGATGACAACCTGAAAAGATGGGTAGCAGTACATACTTTGGTCTGGCATGACAAAACGGGCGTTTCAGAATACAAATTTGAATAGGCTTACAAGACATACCTCTTTAGGACGATCCAAACACACCCCACACTTGAGGATAGCCTTGCAGTCTTTGATCTCATCTTGTAGTTTCTGAATTGCAGCCTCCCCAGTTTCAGAAGTCAATTCATCAACTGTCCTATTCAACTCCATCAGTTCTTCATCTATCTTCTTTCGCTCGCTTCTGTTATTTAAAATTGTGTCTCAATGATCATGGGTTCTAAAACAACTTAAGTATAGGATCAACCCATTTAATGAAAAGATTGTTTAAGGAATCAGGAGATCACCTTTCATTATTTAGTTCCACTTGAATTTCATCCACTTTACGCTGGAGCTGTTCATGATCCTTCTCCGATGAAGCTAGAGCAAATTTCAACATCTTCAATTCCTTCTCAGCATCTGCTAATTCCCACTTCGCAGATTCTAGATTTATAGTCATGCGCCGGTCTTCTTGAATGGAACTCAAAGCTTCAACATGGAGAAATTTAACCTGCAGGTATTGACATAGGTTTGGACAAGGTTCTTGAATAAGCACTATATTATTTAAGAGAGAGATTTATAATAACTAATTTTGGTAGCTAAAAGAGACTAATTATTTCCTCTAAAGTATACTCCCCTCAGTATCtttaatttttcagaaaataaaacaGAAGAAATAACAACATGAACATAAAATTTGACGATGAAAAAATTAATCCAACATAATTacactttaaataaaaatttaatgtaTACAAAATTACAACTTTTATTAAAATTTGCCGACAACCACCAACATAAAAAGATTCACCATTGGATTTGATGTTCTACCTTCTCCTCACTATGAGCAATTCTTGACTTTAGAGGTTCAAGCGATCCATTAAGCTGTTGAAGTTGCTTTGCCAACACCTGCTTCGCCGAGTGTAATAAGCTTTGTGATTGCTTCGCTTTCACACTTTCAGAAACCAACTGTAAAATTAAAAACCAAAAAATAATAGAAACAAGTTGCAGTGATCATGTGTAGCACAAAGTCATCAAAAAGAGCACGGTAAATGTCCAGTACCTTAATGTTGTATTCATCCCTCTCGGTCACTTGCTGCAATAGACGCTGGTTCTGTGTCTGCATGTCTTCATAAGCTTGACCAATAGTCTGCATGTAGATTGTAGAGTAAACAATGGCATCAAATGATGCTAGAAACAAAGGGATGGAAAAATCGATCAAATGCTTTTATATGTAATAAACTTCGCATTTCTTATGCTTCGACTAATATTCATTCAGTGGATTCGGTAATTAAAAATAGCCATATATGTTCCCTAAGAAGCCACAAATCAACACCTCAATTTCAGTAATATAAGACTCTGCCTCCCCTTCTTTGATCTTTATGGCTTCCTTGAGCTCTAAAACATCTCTGCATGCAAACCCCTCGATTATTAGATTTAGAACTTTCAGCAGCCAGAATATAAAGCAATTAGAATGAAAACTTTACACGTTGATCTACCGTCcaaaaatgaaatatattttgttatgtcatttacgCATTTAACTCAATACACGCCCCTCATTTTAAGTCATCAGAACGTACTATGCTTACcaaataaaatacatataaatGAGTTTCGAATCAAAAAACAAGTCCACCACATTTGAAGGAAGCGCTGCACCACAATTCACAACATTACAAATCACATTCCTATATTGTGACTAAGTCTTAATTAAGTCGTAAATGAACTTTCTTTCTATGAGAATTGCATTCTATAAGTAAGAAATCCATCAGGTAGCACAGAGcaatgaaaaattttaaatataaaaaaattgtccTCACGCAAAACATTCATATGCAGACTGGATTCCCATTTAAACGCATAGGACAAGGGACGAGTCCTAGTAACTGTATTCAACATTGTTCCGGATGAAACAAAAAGTTAAAAAAATGGTTCTTTAAGCATAATTGGTGCCAGACGAGAAACGAATTATATGTGGCTGCCCTTCAACTTTGATATCCGAAGCACCTTATACACATCCCACCTAAAGTTAAatcaaaattcaaagcaaaTTCCATTTAAGCTGCCCCATGCTCagtgaaataaaattaaaagaaaaatccaCAGCCATGCAGAGGGCTTTCTTCTGTTTTAAATTGGAACATCAATTATGAGAGAGGAAACAGTAGTGGCGACCAATTAGTGAAACTTTTATgtacatgaaaattttgaagattTTGTTGATTCGTCATTCTCATGTTATTTTAATTTCACTCAATTGATTAGAGCATTTTTACcttttgaaatttaatccaaTTTTGTAGAGAGAACATAGAATCTTTCTATAAGAAATACAACCCCAGACAAAGAAGAAGTAAATCTATTTACATTTCATCTTGTTTTCTATTTCATAAACAAGATAGAATCAATCAAAAACACGAAATGTGAAAATGCTGGTAAGGCAGGATGAGCCTAGCTCTGGCAACAGCAAAATTGATGTCTGAAAGACAGAGTACACAACCTTAGAGCAGTTCAAGTATTTCACCACTGGACAGCCTGGAAACAAATTATATAGAAAGAAGAAAAGGACAACCATTTTTTATCTCATTCAACGCGCAGACTCCTGAGCAAAAATATCAAAGCAATAACGAAAGGTATGGCACAATTAATCACACTGAAGAACCACAACAAATCCACAATTCAGGAATTGTCTGAAGATTTTGCTGATTTGAAATATCACTTTACCAATGTGAAGAATCAAAATTATGAATGCATAAACATGGGAGACAAGTACGAAACGAACCTGTCAGAAGCATCTAGCTCAGCCCTTAATTCTGCAATTTCAGCTTCTGCAGCAGAAAGCCTCTGCTGGCATGCAACCTCGGCTTCATATGCCGCTTTCACTCTTAATTCCAGCCCATGCTCATCTATAGCATTCCTCAAAATTTCAGCTTGTATGCAGGCTCTATCCTTCGATTCCTTAATCTCTGCCAAGTCTCTTCCTCAGGAAATATACGAGAAAATTGTCAAGAGATATAGACGAAAATTCAGAAGCGAGCATCCAAGTGTAATATCAGGAATATGCATGTGGACAATATGTATCTGAGGTTATCTTGATGACAGGCTCTCCCAAAACTAACCCGTTCACCACCAGTCAAGTGCACGTAGTACCTGTTATCATAAATTTGCTGACCTAGCAGATCCAAGAAAATTTCTAGCTCCTGCTTCTGCTTCTGTATTTTCTGAGTCtacaaatttcaatttttatgaTAAATGATAATCTACTTTTACATTTTCtggaatataaataataataaccaGAGGAGAAGACCATACAGTTTCCTGCAAAGATTTGATCTCCGCCATCTGTTGGGCACATTCATCAGCTAAATTCTTCAGTTCAGTAGTCTGCCAGAAAGGACAAGTGCTCTCAACTGAGAATCGTTCATTTGTTCATCAGCAAAAACAATTACTGATGAAGAATTTAACAGCATATAAGCCCAAAACAAAGTTGACATGCAAAGAACAAAAATTTCTTACAGCATGAAGGAATCTAAAAGATACTCTAACAGACTTTTGCAATTAGTTGATAATGTCATTACAACATCAAAAGAATTAGGAGACTGCCGTTAAAAGATCAGATCAGGTAATAGGGAATGAAATGATCATGctatcaaaataaatttaatgagTCTTTTCCAATGAAAAAAGCCACAAGAATTTCTAGTCCAACATTCAACAAGTCTAAGATCTTCTAATTGATTGGGCATCATGGAAGCTTACATTAGTCAATTGCCTTCTTCAGGTATAGACTTTATTTCCAATATTGATGACGCGTAGGGCAAAGAATTTAAGATTATTCGATAATCTACGTTGAGTTATACAGGCAACAGCAACGAGTACTGATTAAGGTAGGGATCTTCAAGAAGTCTACCTTGAAGATAACATGTTAAATTTGCAAACCAGCTATTCAGAACAAAAGGTAAACACATTTAACTtcaataacataaataaattctGATACAGAAAACACAATCAAATAGTGAAAACCTTTGATTCCAACAAGGCACCGAGTGTTTGAGCTTTCTCACGCAAAGTGAGGGCCTCTTCAGCTGTTTTGGTCCACTTATTCAACTGGCTTTCCATCATTCCCATTTCCTTCGACAATGCTGATGACATTACCCGAAACTCTTCTTTAACATCTTTTCTACCTGAAAAAGAATTCTTTGAGACTGCAACCAGTCGCAATATTCAAGTTTAAATTCATGGCCTATCAACCTGAATCTTGCATATCTTCTTCCATTTTCATCTCCATCTCATTCTTTTCAATGACACACTTTTGCAGTTGATTCTGTAATTCTTCGATCTTTGTCTCAGAAATATCGATTGCATTCCTCACAGCATCCAGAGAATCTGCTTTAA
This Primulina eburnea isolate SZY01 chromosome 2, ASM2296580v1, whole genome shotgun sequence DNA region includes the following protein-coding sequences:
- the LOC140823107 gene encoding E3 ubiquitin-protein ligase BRE1-like 2 isoform X1; this translates as MAEEENQNEMKEEVKDDVGQVDTAILQHQNQKFVQQLEVLKEEWHSLDLQIKELKDKQAFYDQMLIKVNQLWNEVTRFDDIILLAAQAGAGQSALQSLEYFESVRGTIPSCRPEDVFLCRLLERDGVQTNGNDGSIGFTKEALLSRLNSTRGLMTLLEDTIDCQRAKFEDIAQIFLGKPSAEDAVTQFHRLEDLIAVEGSHLCEVVDVLRSKHKHYADEIQDCIEKHSVDQSEIKRLAGELEESMAELEESRRKLINLKMQRDGVSGMQVPIPVPVPVPVPVPVPVPNAVNGTMSPEKHSDMSKRLRELKESVEEIKVVAEDRLSELQDAQEDNLILSKQLQDLQNELKEDKYLYVSRPYSLLNDQFQHWNSEAERYKAMTDSLQAERPFIMRREKELILKADSLDAVRNAIDISETKIEELQNQLQKCVIEKNEMEMKMEEDMQDSGRKDVKEEFRVMSSALSKEMGMMESQLNKWTKTAEEALTLREKAQTLGALLESKTTELKNLADECAQQMAEIKSLQETTQKIQKQKQELEIFLDLLGQQIYDNRDLAEIKESKDRACIQAEILRNAIDEHGLELRVKAAYEAEVACQQRLSAAEAEIAELRAELDASDRDVLELKEAIKIKEGEAESYITEIETIGQAYEDMQTQNQRLLQQVTERDEYNIKLVSESVKAKQSQSLLHSAKQVLAKQLQQLNGSLEPLKSRIAHSEEKVKFLHVEALSSIQEDRRMTINLESAKWELADAEKELKMLKFALASSEKDHEQLQRKVDEIQVELNNERSERKKIDEELMELNRTVDELTSETGEAAIQKLQDEIKDCKAILKCGVCLDRPKEVVILKCFHLFCNQCIQRNLEIRHRKCPGCGTGFGQNDVRFVKI
- the LOC140823107 gene encoding E3 ubiquitin-protein ligase BRE1-like 2 isoform X2; the encoded protein is MAEEENQNEMKEEVKDDVGQVDTAILQHQNQKFVQQLEVLKEEWHSLDLQIKELKDKQAFYDQMLIKVNQLWNELVDDIILLAAQAGAGQSALQSLEYFESVRGTIPSCRPEDVFLCRLLERDGVQTNGNDGSIGFTKEALLSRLNSTRGLMTLLEDTIDCQRAKFEDIAQIFLGKPSAEDAVTQFHRLEDLIAVEGSHLCEVVDVLRSKHKHYADEIQDCIEKHSVDQSEIKRLAGELEESMAELEESRRKLINLKMQRDGVSGMQVPIPVPVPVPVPVPVPVPNAVNGTMSPEKHSDMSKRLRELKESVEEIKVVAEDRLSELQDAQEDNLILSKQLQDLQNELKEDKYLYVSRPYSLLNDQFQHWNSEAERYKAMTDSLQAERPFIMRREKELILKADSLDAVRNAIDISETKIEELQNQLQKCVIEKNEMEMKMEEDMQDSGRKDVKEEFRVMSSALSKEMGMMESQLNKWTKTAEEALTLREKAQTLGALLESKTTELKNLADECAQQMAEIKSLQETTQKIQKQKQELEIFLDLLGQQIYDNRDLAEIKESKDRACIQAEILRNAIDEHGLELRVKAAYEAEVACQQRLSAAEAEIAELRAELDASDRDVLELKEAIKIKEGEAESYITEIETIGQAYEDMQTQNQRLLQQVTERDEYNIKLVSESVKAKQSQSLLHSAKQVLAKQLQQLNGSLEPLKSRIAHSEEKVKFLHVEALSSIQEDRRMTINLESAKWELADAEKELKMLKFALASSEKDHEQLQRKVDEIQVELNNERSERKKIDEELMELNRTVDELTSETGEAAIQKLQDEIKDCKAILKCGVCLDRPKEVVILKCFHLFCNQCIQRNLEIRHRKCPGCGTGFGQNDVRFVKI